One Owenweeksia hongkongensis DSM 17368 genomic region harbors:
- a CDS encoding cob(I)yrinic acid a,c-diamide adenosyltransferase yields MKIYTKKGDKGETSLIGGVRVSKTDTRIEAYGTVDELNSVIGVIRDSAKDRQAEETLVSIQNILFTVGSELASAPGSKMKLPEVEVSDIELLETEMDKMNEDLPDLKNFILPGGDLAASHCHVARCVCRRAERRAVALAQVAEVDEKIIKYLNRLSDYLFTLARFYTHKHGGVETPWKTRG; encoded by the coding sequence ATGAAAATATATACCAAAAAAGGCGACAAAGGCGAAACCTCACTGATAGGAGGTGTTCGCGTAAGCAAAACTGATACGCGCATTGAAGCTTATGGAACGGTAGATGAACTGAACTCTGTTATAGGAGTGATTCGTGATTCTGCTAAAGACAGACAAGCCGAAGAAACTTTGGTAAGCATTCAGAATATACTATTTACCGTAGGTTCTGAGCTAGCCTCTGCACCGGGGAGTAAAATGAAATTGCCGGAAGTTGAGGTTTCAGACATCGAACTTTTGGAAACCGAAATGGATAAGATGAATGAGGATTTGCCCGATTTGAAAAACTTCATTTTGCCAGGTGGCGATTTGGCTGCATCTCATTGCCATGTGGCTAGATGTGTGTGTAGAAGAGCCGAGCGTAGGGCTGTAGCTTTGGCCCAGGTAGCGGAGGTTGACGAAAAAATCATAAAATATTTGAACAGATTGAGCGACTACCTGTTCACCTTAGCACGCTTTTACACCCACAAGCATGGAGGTGTGGAAACACCTTGGAAAACAAGGGGTTGA
- a CDS encoding DUF2795 domain-containing protein, with amino-acid sequence MYWTLELASYLSDAPWPATKDELIDYSIRTGAPLEVVENLQSMEEEEEEIYEVIQDIWPDYPTDEDYLWNEDEY; translated from the coding sequence ATGTACTGGACACTAGAATTAGCAAGTTATTTGAGTGATGCACCTTGGCCTGCAACTAAGGATGAGCTTATTGATTATTCTATCCGAACCGGTGCTCCTTTGGAGGTAGTGGAAAATCTACAGTCGATGGAAGAAGAGGAAGAGGAAATCTATGAAGTTATTCAAGATATATGGCCTGATTATCCTACCGATGAGGATTACCTCTGGAATGAGGATGAGTACTAA
- a CDS encoding homoserine dehydrogenase, whose amino-acid sequence MSNKINIGLFGLGCVGRGVYSNIQKFYSDQINIKKICIKHPGKHTDINSELLTTDASEVLEDSSIDLVIELIDNGAEATALIAQSLRSGKDVISANKAAIANSLRFFIDLQNQTGKTLLYEGAVAGAVPVIRLLESHYANEKITGLEGIVNGSTNYLLSKLRLDKLTFDDALAQAQSNGFAESDPSLDIDGWDAGYKLIILAAHAFGDTLSIEEVQRTTFSEFLEQAPDLSKPWKCIAKVNNEGENLELSIDFKEEPIASQFTSVEYELNAIKVHSAIAGTNMLYGSGAGANATASAVLSDLFQWKKGFRYDYSKFYQRKEYLKKLQGIPA is encoded by the coding sequence ATGAGCAACAAGATAAACATTGGCCTTTTTGGCCTCGGCTGTGTAGGAAGAGGAGTGTATAGCAACATTCAAAAATTCTATTCCGATCAGATTAACATAAAGAAGATTTGCATCAAGCACCCTGGAAAACACACGGACATTAACTCCGAACTTCTGACCACCGATGCTTCGGAGGTTTTAGAAGATTCATCAATAGACCTTGTGATTGAGCTGATTGACAATGGCGCGGAAGCTACAGCGCTCATTGCTCAATCTCTCCGCTCGGGCAAAGATGTGATTAGCGCCAACAAGGCAGCAATCGCCAACAGTCTTCGCTTTTTTATCGACCTTCAAAATCAAACAGGAAAAACGCTTTTGTATGAAGGGGCAGTGGCAGGGGCTGTTCCCGTGATTCGTCTTTTGGAAAGTCATTATGCCAATGAAAAAATCACTGGCCTGGAAGGAATTGTAAATGGCTCTACCAATTATTTGCTAAGCAAACTTCGGCTGGACAAATTGACTTTTGATGATGCTTTAGCACAAGCTCAGAGCAATGGTTTTGCGGAAAGCGACCCATCACTCGACATTGATGGTTGGGATGCAGGATACAAATTGATCATCCTTGCGGCTCATGCTTTTGGCGACACTCTTTCTATTGAAGAAGTTCAGCGCACCACATTTTCAGAGTTTTTGGAGCAAGCACCTGACTTATCAAAACCGTGGAAGTGCATTGCCAAAGTGAATAACGAAGGCGAGAATTTGGAGCTTTCGATTGATTTTAAGGAAGAGCCCATCGCATCACAATTTACATCTGTTGAATATGAATTGAACGCCATCAAAGTACATTCAGCTATAGCTGGAACCAACATGCTATATGGAAGTGGGGCTGGTGCCAATGCTACAGCATCAGCTGTTCTTAGCGATTTATTTCAGTGGAAAAAAGGATTCCGATATGACTATTCTAAATTTTATCAGAGAAAGGAGTATTTGAAGAAACTGCAGGGAATCCCAGCTTAA
- a CDS encoding trans-sulfuration enzyme family protein, producing the protein MEAITKSLHFLQPDPQTGAISTPIYQTSTFVQQAPGVNQGFDYSRSNNPTRQALEDLAAHLEGGHSGYAFASGLAAVDAVIKLLSAGDEIIAVDDIYGGSFRCFTHIYKKFGINVKYVDTTSVENVVDAISPATKLVWLETPTNPTLKISDIQKICKVAHAKDCLVVVDNTFASPVLQQPIKLGADLIIHSATKYLGGHSDLIAGLVICKNQELGEKIKFIQNATGAVLGPQDSWLVIRGIETLHLRVNAQADSAYEIAHWLQAHPQVDLVYYPGLENHPNHDIAKEQQSKFGSIISFSLKEDKEELAVDVVQKTKLFKLAESLGGIKSLLCVPALMTHKSTPRETRLNAGIKDSLIRLSVGTEATQDLIYDLDQALAATFKSKIKQTEEELAV; encoded by the coding sequence ATGGAAGCTATCACAAAAAGCCTTCACTTCTTACAACCTGATCCGCAAACTGGCGCGATCTCAACACCAATCTACCAAACCTCCACTTTTGTGCAGCAGGCACCCGGAGTAAATCAAGGTTTTGATTATTCACGAAGCAACAACCCCACACGCCAGGCGCTGGAAGATTTGGCCGCTCACCTCGAAGGTGGACATTCCGGCTACGCTTTTGCCAGCGGACTAGCAGCCGTAGATGCAGTTATCAAACTGCTTTCGGCCGGTGATGAAATCATTGCGGTTGATGATATTTACGGTGGTTCGTTCCGTTGCTTCACGCACATCTACAAGAAATTTGGCATTAACGTGAAGTACGTTGATACCACTTCCGTGGAAAATGTGGTCGATGCCATTTCGCCAGCCACCAAGCTAGTTTGGCTAGAAACCCCTACCAACCCAACCCTCAAAATTTCTGACATTCAGAAGATTTGCAAAGTGGCTCACGCTAAAGATTGCCTTGTGGTGGTGGATAACACCTTTGCCTCTCCGGTATTGCAGCAGCCTATTAAGCTTGGGGCAGATTTAATCATCCACAGTGCCACCAAATATTTAGGCGGCCATTCTGATCTTATTGCAGGCTTAGTAATTTGTAAAAATCAAGAACTAGGTGAAAAAATCAAGTTCATTCAAAATGCTACAGGTGCTGTGCTCGGGCCGCAAGACAGCTGGTTGGTAATCCGCGGAATTGAAACCTTACACTTACGTGTAAATGCGCAAGCAGATTCAGCCTATGAAATCGCACATTGGCTACAAGCTCACCCACAAGTAGATTTGGTGTATTACCCGGGTCTGGAAAACCATCCCAATCATGATATCGCTAAAGAGCAACAATCCAAGTTTGGCAGTATCATTTCGTTTTCACTAAAAGAAGACAAAGAAGAATTGGCAGTTGATGTGGTTCAAAAAACCAAACTCTTCAAACTGGCCGAAAGTCTTGGCGGAATAAAAAGTCTGCTTTGTGTCCCCGCCTTGATGACTCATAAATCAACCCCGCGCGAAACCCGCCTAAATGCCGGAATCAAAGATTCACTGATTCGCCTTTCGGTAGGAACCGAAGCCACGCAGGATTTGATCTACGATTTGGACCAGGCTTTGGCGGCCACTTTTAAATCTAAAATTAAACAAACTGAAGAAGAATTAGCGGTATGA
- the secA gene encoding preprotein translocase subunit SecA, translated as MLGNIIEKLFGSKSGRDIKELQPFVDKVKAIFPTYEPLTHDELRGKTLEFKKRIADNITEETSRIAELKEKLETEEGVEAKEAFFNEIDALEQTAYDKTEKLLLEMLPEAFAVVKETGRRFSESETMEVSVTDFDKEVASFSDAVDVSGDKAIWKNKWTAAGAEVSWNMVHYDVQLIGGSVLHKGSIAEMATGEGKTLVATLPVYLNALTGKGVHLVTVNNYLAIRDSEWMAPIFQFHGMSIDCIDKHQPNSDERRKAYLADITYGTNNEFGFDYLRDNMSRSPKDLVQRKHNYAIVDEVDSVLIDDARTPLIISGPTPKGDLHEFNELKPHVAKLVEAQRALAAKELKEAKQLIASSDKKEKEEGAKKLLRAHRGLPKNKTLIKFLSEEGMKTLLQKTENFYMQEQSKNMHIIDDELYFTIDEKQNQIDLTDKGIDLISQGTERNFFIMPDISTELAQLEGEEMEDMEKAAKKEEIMRDFGVKSERIHTMNQLLKAYALFEKDVEYVLMDNKVKIVDEQTGRIMEGRRYSDGLHQAIEAKENVKIEAATQTYATVTLQNYFRMYNKLSGMTGTAETEAGEFFDIYKLEVTVIPTNRPIARDDRQDFVFKTKREKYNAVIEEINTLVDAGRPVLVGTTSVEISELLSRALKLRKVQHNVLNAKLHQKEAEIVAGAGQPGAVTIATNMAGRGTDIKLTPESKAAGGLAIIGTERHDSRRVDRQLRGRAGRQGDPGSSQFFVSLEDNLMRLFNSERVAKLMDRMGLKEGEVIQHSMVSKSIERAQKKVEENNFGIRKRLLEYDDVMNSQREVIYKRRRHALYGERLQVDIANMFFDTVQSIVSEYQDMKDFGGFQLELARVFTMETPVSKEDFDKMKAEELVHKLYESVLKSYSDKNERIAKMAYPVVKNVYEDSNNNFENIVVPFTDGAKGIQVTTNLEKAYKTEGKHLIRDFEKNIVLAMIDDSWKEHLRDMDDLRQSVQGAVYEQKDPLLIYKFEAFQLFKTMVDKSNKEIVSFLFKGQLPSQDTQVQQAQAPKRANYDNLQTSHEQLESSGANETREDQPRERPKPQPVVSEKTHGRNDVVTIQNLTTGEKQEVKFKKAEPMVQSRQWIIID; from the coding sequence ATGTTAGGTAATATTATAGAGAAGTTATTTGGCTCCAAAAGTGGCCGCGATATAAAAGAGCTGCAACCCTTTGTAGATAAGGTAAAGGCCATTTTTCCAACGTACGAACCCCTTACTCATGATGAGCTTCGTGGAAAGACTTTAGAGTTCAAAAAAAGGATAGCTGATAACATTACCGAAGAGACTTCGAGGATAGCTGAGCTTAAAGAAAAGCTGGAAACCGAAGAAGGCGTAGAAGCCAAAGAAGCGTTTTTCAATGAAATTGACGCTTTGGAGCAAACTGCGTATGACAAAACTGAAAAGCTTTTGCTGGAAATGTTGCCCGAAGCTTTTGCTGTAGTAAAAGAAACAGGTCGCAGGTTTAGTGAAAGCGAAACCATGGAAGTTTCGGTTACTGATTTTGATAAAGAAGTGGCTTCATTTAGTGATGCGGTAGATGTGTCTGGCGATAAAGCTATTTGGAAAAACAAGTGGACGGCAGCAGGAGCTGAGGTAAGTTGGAACATGGTGCATTACGATGTGCAGCTTATTGGTGGTAGCGTACTTCACAAGGGTAGCATTGCTGAGATGGCCACGGGTGAGGGTAAAACTTTGGTGGCAACCTTGCCGGTATACCTTAATGCCCTTACGGGGAAAGGGGTTCACTTGGTAACCGTAAATAACTACCTGGCAATTCGAGATTCTGAGTGGATGGCGCCAATTTTCCAGTTTCATGGAATGTCTATCGACTGTATAGATAAGCACCAACCAAACTCTGACGAACGTAGAAAAGCATACTTAGCAGACATCACTTACGGTACCAATAACGAATTTGGTTTTGACTATTTGCGTGACAACATGTCTCGTAGTCCAAAAGATTTGGTACAGCGCAAGCACAATTATGCCATTGTGGATGAGGTGGATTCTGTATTGATTGATGATGCTCGTACGCCATTGATTATTTCGGGGCCAACCCCAAAAGGAGATTTACATGAATTTAATGAGCTGAAGCCTCACGTGGCTAAGCTTGTGGAAGCGCAGAGAGCATTGGCTGCAAAGGAGCTGAAAGAAGCCAAGCAACTTATTGCGAGTAGCGATAAAAAAGAAAAAGAAGAAGGCGCCAAAAAGTTGCTTCGCGCACATAGAGGTTTGCCTAAAAATAAAACCCTCATCAAGTTTTTGAGTGAAGAGGGAATGAAGACACTTTTGCAGAAGACTGAAAACTTCTACATGCAGGAGCAGTCTAAAAATATGCACATCATTGATGATGAATTGTATTTCACCATTGATGAAAAGCAAAACCAAATTGACCTTACGGACAAAGGTATTGACCTGATTTCTCAAGGTACCGAGCGCAACTTCTTTATTATGCCTGATATTTCTACCGAGCTGGCTCAGCTGGAAGGTGAGGAAATGGAAGACATGGAGAAAGCCGCCAAGAAAGAGGAAATCATGCGCGACTTTGGTGTTAAGAGTGAGCGCATCCATACCATGAACCAGCTGCTAAAGGCGTATGCACTTTTTGAAAAAGATGTGGAATACGTGCTTATGGACAATAAGGTGAAAATTGTGGATGAGCAGACCGGTCGTATTATGGAAGGTCGTAGATATTCTGATGGTCTTCACCAAGCGATTGAAGCCAAGGAAAACGTGAAGATTGAGGCGGCTACGCAAACCTATGCCACGGTTACTTTGCAAAACTACTTCCGTATGTACAATAAGCTGAGCGGTATGACCGGTACGGCAGAAACGGAAGCTGGTGAATTTTTTGACATCTATAAATTGGAGGTTACGGTAATTCCTACCAACCGACCGATTGCCCGTGATGATAGACAAGATTTTGTTTTCAAAACAAAGCGTGAAAAGTACAATGCTGTAATTGAGGAGATCAATACTTTGGTAGATGCAGGCCGCCCGGTTTTGGTGGGTACCACTTCCGTGGAAATATCTGAGTTGCTAAGCCGAGCATTGAAGCTTCGTAAAGTGCAGCACAACGTGCTTAACGCGAAGTTGCACCAAAAGGAAGCAGAAATTGTAGCCGGAGCAGGACAGCCAGGAGCAGTAACTATTGCTACCAACATGGCAGGTCGTGGTACGGATATTAAGCTTACGCCAGAAAGTAAAGCCGCAGGGGGGTTGGCCATCATCGGTACTGAGCGTCACGACTCTCGAAGAGTAGACCGCCAGTTGCGTGGTCGTGCGGGTCGTCAGGGAGATCCGGGTTCTTCACAGTTCTTTGTGTCTCTTGAAGATAACTTGATGCGCTTGTTTAACTCTGAGCGTGTGGCCAAACTGATGGACCGCATGGGTCTTAAGGAAGGTGAAGTTATTCAGCACTCTATGGTTTCAAAATCCATAGAGCGTGCGCAGAAAAAAGTAGAGGAAAACAACTTCGGTATTCGTAAGCGTTTGCTTGAATATGATGATGTGATGAACTCACAGCGTGAGGTTATTTACAAACGTAGACGTCACGCACTTTATGGTGAGCGCCTTCAGGTGGATATTGCAAACATGTTCTTTGATACGGTACAGAGCATTGTTTCCGAGTATCAGGATATGAAAGACTTTGGAGGATTCCAGTTGGAATTAGCCCGCGTGTTTACCATGGAAACTCCGGTTTCTAAGGAAGACTTTGACAAAATGAAAGCTGAGGAATTGGTTCATAAATTATATGAATCGGTGCTTAAGTCTTACTCAGATAAAAACGAACGCATTGCTAAAATGGCCTATCCGGTTGTGAAGAATGTGTACGAAGATTCAAATAATAATTTTGAGAATATCGTGGTGCCATTTACCGATGGAGCCAAAGGTATTCAGGTGACAACCAATCTAGAGAAGGCTTACAAAACTGAAGGTAAGCACTTGATTCGCGATTTTGAAAAGAACATTGTTCTGGCCATGATTGATGATAGCTGGAAGGAGCACCTTCGCGATATGGACGACTTGCGCCAAAGTGTACAGGGTGCAGTGTATGAGCAAAAAGATCCACTTTTGATTTACAAGTTTGAGGCTTTCCAGCTTTTCAAAACTATGGTGGATAAGAGTAATAAGGAGATTGTTTCTTTCCTTTTCAAAGGGCAGTTACCAAGCCAGGATACTCAAGTGCAGCAGGCACAGGCACCAAAGCGTGCCAATTATGATAATCTTCAAACATCGCATGAGCAGTTGGAGTCATCTGGTGCAAATGAAACCAGAGAAGACCAGCCACGCGAGCGTCCAAAACCACAGCCTGTGGTGAGCGAAAAGACGCATGGCAGAAATGATGTGGTGACGATTCAAAACTTAACAACTGGCGAAAAACAGGAAGTGAAGTTTAAAAAAGCAGAGCCAATGGTTCAGTCGCGTCAATGGATAATTATTGACTAG
- a CDS encoding RNA polymerase sigma factor — protein MNSKPEHSIHLENLGALVPPKEFLLDNSEQELIAACKAGKRVAQKRIYELFSSKMVFVCRRYANDMEQARDFMHDGFIKVFLNISKFRGDSSLETWITRIMINNSITSIKKEVRKGIKVNIDDVKLSESETFDYELERKQPISARQVIDALDSLPIGYRTVLSLYILDGYTHKEIGSELGISEGTSKSQLAKGKRLLAKTLKDKYQ, from the coding sequence ATGAATTCTAAGCCGGAACATAGCATCCATTTGGAAAACTTGGGGGCACTTGTGCCACCCAAAGAATTCTTGCTCGACAACTCCGAGCAGGAGCTCATTGCTGCGTGTAAAGCCGGAAAGAGAGTGGCCCAAAAGCGCATTTATGAATTGTTTTCATCAAAAATGGTGTTTGTGTGCCGGAGGTATGCAAATGATATGGAGCAGGCAAGGGATTTTATGCATGATGGGTTTATAAAAGTATTTCTAAATATCAGCAAGTTTAGGGGAGACTCTTCCCTTGAAACCTGGATCACCCGAATTATGATTAATAACAGTATCACCTCAATTAAAAAAGAGGTGCGCAAGGGTATTAAGGTTAACATAGATGACGTAAAGTTAAGCGAAAGTGAAACTTTTGATTATGAGCTGGAACGCAAGCAACCTATTTCGGCAAGGCAAGTCATAGATGCACTGGATAGTTTACCAATAGGATACCGAACAGTGTTGAGTTTATATATTTTGGATGGATACACTCACAAAGAAATTGGTAGTGAGTTAGGGATTTCAGAAGGAACGTCAAAAAGCCAGCTGGCTAAGGGCAAGCGACTTTTGGCAAAAACGTTGAAGGACAAGTATCAGTGA
- a CDS encoding DUF547 domain-containing protein encodes MKRIALIVMSVFMAGSLAAQDYVEVSKNLLKAMRDKDMTEAKKYVDQIANGNPADFKKQIDTQEEKLAFWINTYNGLIQYELTKDPSQFDDRGDFFGDENITVLGEKVSFDNLEHGVMRRNTSKYSKGYFSNPFSGDWYKQYQFEKIDWRIHFALNCGAASCPPVRIYDDKTIYQQLNASSKQYLDSQVKYDKEEEEVYAPKLMDWFSGDFGGSDGALKILEKNGYIPSTDVDLEFNDYDWTLKLGTFYKD; translated from the coding sequence ATGAAAAGAATAGCATTGATAGTAATGAGCGTATTTATGGCTGGAAGCCTTGCCGCTCAGGATTATGTAGAAGTATCTAAAAACCTCCTCAAAGCCATGCGCGACAAAGACATGACGGAGGCTAAAAAATATGTAGACCAAATAGCCAATGGTAACCCGGCAGACTTTAAAAAGCAAATAGACACTCAGGAAGAGAAATTGGCATTTTGGATTAATACGTATAATGGACTAATTCAATATGAGCTTACCAAAGATCCTTCACAGTTTGATGATCGTGGTGATTTTTTTGGTGACGAAAACATCACAGTACTAGGCGAGAAGGTGAGTTTTGATAACCTCGAGCATGGTGTGATGCGCAGAAACACATCTAAATATTCAAAAGGATATTTTTCAAACCCCTTTAGTGGAGACTGGTACAAACAGTATCAGTTTGAAAAAATTGACTGGCGTATACATTTTGCTCTAAACTGTGGAGCAGCCAGCTGTCCACCGGTGCGTATATATGATGATAAAACAATCTATCAGCAGCTAAATGCAAGTTCAAAGCAATACCTGGATAGCCAAGTAAAGTATGATAAAGAAGAGGAAGAAGTATATGCTCCCAAGCTTATGGACTGGTTTTCCGGTGATTTTGGAGGCTCGGATGGAGCACTTAAAATCCTAGAGAAAAACGGATATATACCTAGTACCGATGTGGATTTAGAGTTTAATGATTACGATTGGACCTTAAAGTTGGGAACCTTCTATAAGGACTAA
- a CDS encoding methionine aminotransferase, with protein MSQTIKSKLPNTGDTIFSVMSALAAEHNAINLSQGFPDFETDPVLLDLVNKYMHRGLNQYAPMPGVPELRQVVSDMVQRQTGHSYNPENEVTITHGATEAIAAAISCCVREGDEVIIFTPAYDCYAPMVELNGGTPIFVQLEFPNYNINWDIFKKQMTHRTKLIIINTPHNPSATLISKEDLVQLQEIVEGTNMLILSDEVYENIVFDGNEHHSASSFPALAERSFKIGSFGKSLHVTGWKLGYCAAPAQLMAEFRKVHQYMVFAVNTPMQYAIAEYLQHQERLEISAMYEGKRNTFLKAIEGSGFKPLPSKGTYFQLLDYSAISDKNEVEFAKELTTKHFVASIPMSVFYHIPQEHHVLRFCFAKNEETLHKAGSLLKNIG; from the coding sequence ATGTCACAAACCATAAAGAGTAAGCTTCCGAATACGGGAGACACCATATTTTCGGTAATGTCAGCTTTGGCTGCCGAGCATAATGCCATCAATCTTTCTCAGGGTTTCCCTGATTTTGAGACTGATCCTGTATTGCTTGATTTGGTAAACAAGTACATGCATCGCGGATTAAATCAATACGCACCAATGCCCGGTGTTCCTGAGCTTCGCCAGGTAGTAAGTGATATGGTTCAGCGCCAAACAGGTCACAGCTATAATCCCGAAAATGAAGTAACCATTACTCATGGAGCCACTGAGGCTATAGCAGCAGCCATTAGTTGCTGTGTGCGCGAGGGCGATGAAGTCATCATCTTTACCCCTGCCTACGATTGTTATGCCCCTATGGTAGAGCTAAACGGTGGAACACCCATTTTTGTACAACTGGAATTTCCCAACTATAATATCAACTGGGACATTTTCAAAAAACAGATGACGCACCGTACCAAGCTCATCATTATAAACACCCCTCACAATCCTAGCGCAACGCTTATTAGCAAAGAGGATTTGGTACAATTACAAGAAATTGTGGAAGGAACTAATATGCTTATCCTTTCGGATGAAGTATATGAGAACATTGTATTTGATGGAAATGAGCACCATTCGGCTTCTAGCTTCCCAGCTTTGGCTGAGCGTAGCTTTAAGATTGGTTCTTTTGGTAAATCGCTTCACGTTACCGGATGGAAACTGGGCTATTGTGCCGCACCGGCTCAACTTATGGCGGAGTTTAGAAAAGTGCATCAATACATGGTATTTGCGGTGAATACACCAATGCAGTATGCTATTGCCGAATATCTACAGCATCAAGAAAGACTGGAAATTTCTGCCATGTATGAGGGCAAGAGAAATACTTTTTTGAAAGCCATTGAGGGCTCAGGCTTTAAGCCTCTTCCTTCCAAAGGAACATACTTTCAACTTTTAGATTATTCCGCGATAAGCGATAAGAATGAAGTGGAATTTGCAAAGGAATTGACCACCAAACACTTTGTGGCTTCTATACCTATGAGTGTATTTTATCACATTCCGCAGGAGCATCATGTGCTTCGTTTTTGTTTTGCCAAAAATGAAGAAACCCTGCACAAGGCAGGGTCTCTATTAAAAAATATTGGCTAG
- a CDS encoding ABC-F family ATP-binding cassette domain-containing protein yields the protein MNYLSVENISKSFGARTLFKDLSFGIAQGQKVALVAQNGTGKTSIMEMLAGHEQPDTGLVTYRKGIKVGYLTQDPDIDPTLSILDNVLSADNPATEAIRQYEIALENPEKEDEYQRAFDQMDRHNAWDFEAQVKQILGKLGLQEVNRIANNLSGGQRKRIALARTLISKPEILIFDEPTNHLDVEMIEWLEEYLSQPSITLFMVTHDRYFLERVCDQIFELENETLYSHPGNYSNFLERKAEREEIEGVNVGKAKNLLKKELEWMRRQPKARGTKSKARIDSFYELKGEANKDLSKGQLDMEVQMTRLGSKILELHRIKKSYGDLKILDGFDYTFKRGERIGIVGPNGVGKTTLLKILTGNEEIDGGKVITGETVKFGFYTQAGINLDGDKRVIEVVKEIADFIPIGKKGRNVTASQMLDRFLFEGDKQYTYVSKLSGGEKRRLYLLTVLMDNPNFLILDEPTNDLDILTLNVLEEFLLEFQGCLMVVTHDRYFMDKLTDHLFVFRGNGEIKDFNGNYREYKAYEEDRLETEKLRNKSLAKAPKQAAKKEEASKKMTYGERLEFEALGKEVEKLEERKAEIAKAFEDASLDANKLEELSREMNEVQDELDEKELRWLELSEMEN from the coding sequence GTGAATTACCTCTCGGTAGAAAATATTTCAAAGAGCTTTGGTGCTCGCACCCTCTTCAAAGACTTGTCATTTGGTATTGCTCAAGGGCAAAAAGTAGCCTTGGTGGCACAAAATGGTACAGGCAAAACTTCCATTATGGAAATGCTGGCTGGCCATGAGCAGCCTGATACCGGACTGGTAACTTATCGCAAAGGAATAAAGGTAGGCTACCTTACTCAAGATCCTGATATTGATCCCACTTTAAGTATTCTGGATAATGTGCTTTCTGCTGATAACCCAGCCACTGAAGCAATTCGTCAGTATGAAATTGCCTTGGAAAACCCCGAGAAGGAAGATGAATACCAAAGGGCATTTGATCAAATGGATCGCCATAATGCCTGGGATTTTGAAGCGCAGGTAAAACAGATTTTGGGAAAGCTAGGTTTGCAGGAAGTAAACCGAATAGCCAATAATCTCTCCGGAGGGCAGCGCAAGCGCATCGCCTTGGCGCGAACACTTATTTCAAAGCCTGAGATTTTAATTTTTGATGAGCCCACCAACCACCTCGATGTAGAAATGATAGAGTGGCTGGAAGAATATCTTTCACAGCCCTCCATCACTTTGTTTATGGTAACGCACGACCGTTACTTTCTGGAGCGTGTTTGCGATCAGATTTTTGAACTTGAAAATGAAACCTTATACAGCCACCCGGGTAATTATAGCAACTTTTTGGAGCGAAAAGCTGAGCGCGAAGAGATAGAAGGTGTGAATGTGGGTAAGGCCAAAAACCTTTTGAAAAAGGAATTGGAATGGATGCGCAGGCAGCCCAAAGCTCGCGGTACCAAGTCTAAAGCGCGCATTGATTCATTTTATGAATTGAAGGGCGAGGCCAATAAAGATTTGAGCAAAGGGCAGTTGGATATGGAGGTGCAAATGACGAGACTTGGCAGCAAGATTTTAGAATTGCACCGCATAAAGAAAAGTTACGGTGACCTTAAAATATTGGACGGCTTTGATTACACTTTTAAGCGCGGTGAGCGCATTGGTATAGTTGGGCCAAATGGTGTGGGAAAAACCACTCTGCTCAAAATTTTGACAGGTAATGAGGAAATAGATGGTGGAAAAGTTATCACTGGTGAGACGGTGAAGTTTGGTTTTTACACCCAAGCCGGAATTAACCTAGACGGTGATAAGCGTGTGATAGAGGTGGTGAAGGAGATTGCAGATTTTATCCCCATTGGTAAAAAAGGAAGGAATGTAACGGCATCTCAAATGCTAGATCGTTTCCTTTTTGAAGGCGATAAGCAATACACTTATGTTTCAAAGCTGAGTGGGGGAGAGAAAAGACGCTTGTATCTACTCACTGTTTTAATGGATAATCCAAATTTCCTAATCCTGGATGAGCCTACTAACGATTTAGATATCCTTACGCTCAATGTTTTGGAGGAATTTCTTCTGGAATTTCAAGGCTGTTTGATGGTGGTAACGCATGACCGTTATTTTATGGATAAGCTTACGGACCACCTTTTTGTATTTAGAGGAAACGGTGAAATCAAGGATTTTAATGGTAATTATCGCGAGTACAAAGCTTACGAAGAAGACCGTTTGGAAACGGAAAAACTGCGAAATAAGAGTTTAGCGAAAGCGCCAAAACAAGCCGCTAAAAAAGAGGAGGCGAGCAAAAAGATGACCTATGGTGAGCGCCTGGAGTTTGAAGCCTTGGGAAAAGAAGTGGAAAAACTGGAAGAGCGTAAAGCTGAAATTGCCAAAGCCTTTGAAGATGCGAGCCTTGATGCCAATAAGTTGGAAGAACTGAGCCGTGAAATGAATGAAGTGCAGGATGAACTTGACGAAAAAGAACTGCGTTGGTTGGAACTGAGTGAAATGGAAAACTGA